The Chryseolinea soli genome contains a region encoding:
- a CDS encoding TldD/PmbA family protein, with protein sequence MKRRDFIQLAGMGAGALMLPVTSLANTITAEELLIPGLDVSQKKRLADVGLNTARSNGATYADVRIGRYLNQFVITRENKVQSVRNTESYGVGIRVIANGTWGFAATNEVTPDGIKKATERAVGIAKANSKFQKEPVKLAAEKGYGEVSWKTPIQKNGFEVPIKEKADLLLNANAKAMEKGASFINSIMFLVNEQKYFASTEGSYIDQDIHRTWPNFQVTMIDKASGQFKTRSAFSAPVGMGYEYMDGKAQDKIQGPGGITLYNKSYDIVEDATFAAEQAKQMISAKSVEPGKYDLVLEPSHLWLTIHESVGHPLELDRVLGYEANYAGTSFATLDKLQSKTFQYGSKAVNFVADKVQPGSLGAVGYDDEGVKTKQWDLVKDGVLVNYQAIRDQVHILGQGESHGCCYSQSWRDVQFQRMANVSLQPGKTQLTPDQMIAGVEKGIYIVKDGSFSIDQQRYNFQFGGVLFFEIKNGKIAGMLKDVAYQSNTQEFWNSCVQVCDDRDYRMNGAFNDGKGQPAQSNAVSHGSATARFNGVNVINTGRTL encoded by the coding sequence ATGAAAAGAAGAGACTTTATTCAATTGGCCGGGATGGGCGCGGGTGCATTGATGCTCCCCGTGACTTCACTGGCAAACACCATCACCGCGGAGGAACTCCTCATCCCTGGCCTGGACGTGTCGCAGAAAAAACGCCTGGCGGATGTAGGCCTCAACACGGCCCGCTCCAATGGAGCAACCTATGCCGACGTACGCATCGGCCGCTACCTGAACCAGTTTGTCATCACCCGTGAAAACAAAGTGCAAAGCGTGCGCAACACCGAATCCTACGGTGTGGGCATTCGTGTGATCGCGAACGGCACCTGGGGTTTTGCAGCCACCAACGAAGTGACACCCGATGGCATCAAGAAGGCCACCGAACGCGCTGTCGGCATCGCGAAAGCGAATTCAAAATTCCAGAAAGAACCCGTAAAGCTCGCGGCCGAAAAAGGCTATGGCGAAGTGTCGTGGAAAACACCGATCCAGAAAAACGGCTTTGAGGTTCCCATCAAGGAAAAAGCCGACCTGCTGCTGAACGCCAACGCAAAAGCGATGGAAAAAGGCGCCAGCTTCATCAACAGCATCATGTTCCTGGTGAACGAACAAAAATATTTTGCATCCACCGAAGGTTCATACATCGACCAGGACATTCACCGCACCTGGCCCAACTTCCAGGTCACGATGATCGACAAGGCATCGGGCCAGTTCAAGACACGCTCTGCGTTCAGCGCACCCGTGGGCATGGGGTATGAATACATGGACGGCAAGGCACAAGATAAGATCCAAGGCCCCGGAGGCATCACACTCTACAACAAGTCCTACGACATCGTCGAAGACGCTACGTTTGCTGCCGAGCAGGCCAAACAGATGATTTCTGCTAAATCCGTAGAACCCGGAAAATACGATCTCGTGTTGGAGCCTTCACACTTGTGGCTCACCATCCACGAATCGGTAGGTCACCCGTTGGAGTTGGACCGCGTGTTGGGTTATGAAGCCAACTATGCGGGAACCAGCTTTGCCACACTGGATAAATTACAATCGAAGACCTTCCAATACGGCAGCAAAGCCGTGAACTTTGTGGCCGATAAAGTTCAGCCCGGTTCTCTCGGTGCCGTCGGCTATGACGACGAAGGTGTGAAGACCAAGCAATGGGACCTGGTGAAAGACGGCGTGCTCGTGAACTATCAGGCCATTCGCGACCAGGTTCATATCCTGGGGCAAGGCGAATCGCACGGTTGCTGCTATTCACAAAGCTGGCGCGACGTGCAATTCCAGCGCATGGCCAACGTATCGCTGCAACCCGGCAAGACACAACTCACGCCAGACCAAATGATCGCGGGCGTGGAGAAGGGTATTTACATCGTGAAGGACGGTTCCTTCTCGATCGATCAGCAGCGCTATAATTTCCAGTTCGGTGGTGTGTTGTTCTTCGAGATCAAGAACGGCAAGATCGCGGGCATGTTGAAAGACGTGGCCTACCAATCCAACACGCAGGAGTTCTGGAATTCGTGCGTGCAGGTTTGCGATGATCGCGACTACCGTATGAACGGCGCCTTCAACGACGGCAAGGGCCAACCCGCGCAGTCGAACGCCGTATCGCACGGTTCGGCAACCGCGCGCTTCAACGGCGTGAATGTGATCAATACCGGAAGAACTCTTTAA
- a CDS encoding DUF58 domain-containing protein, with the protein MNRQIKDLLKPEILNTVNGLELVARIIVEGFMSGSNKSQAVGAGQEFSQYRSYEPGDDLRQLDWKMYARSERYYIKQAEIETNITVKFIIDASHSMAYTEAGVSKLQYTNVLAAALAYLCRKQSDTFGLYTVNNKVLNTVQPRFEQQQFIRFINALIHIKSEGTWKKDNGLEQLFDHHGKELIIFFTDLYDDGEDLLHFISRLKTPRNEVIVFHLMGHHEMELDQEGSFTFQDLETRAQVKVDTVQQQEQYVSRIKDWIRRSRMWMLEKQISYQLVSMGDPFEKTLRDFLKVRKTMIR; encoded by the coding sequence GTGAACCGGCAGATCAAAGACTTGCTGAAACCCGAGATCCTCAACACGGTGAACGGCCTCGAACTGGTGGCTCGTATCATCGTGGAGGGATTCATGAGCGGCAGCAACAAAAGCCAGGCCGTCGGTGCGGGTCAGGAGTTCAGCCAATACCGCAGCTATGAACCGGGCGACGATCTGCGACAGCTCGACTGGAAGATGTATGCACGATCGGAACGGTATTACATCAAGCAGGCTGAAATTGAGACCAACATCACGGTCAAATTTATTATCGACGCCAGCCACTCCATGGCGTACACCGAAGCGGGTGTGAGCAAACTCCAATATACCAATGTGCTCGCCGCCGCGTTAGCCTATCTCTGCCGGAAGCAAAGCGATACGTTCGGACTGTATACAGTCAACAACAAGGTCCTCAACACCGTACAACCACGTTTTGAGCAACAGCAATTCATCCGCTTTATCAACGCACTGATTCACATAAAAAGCGAAGGCACTTGGAAAAAAGACAACGGGTTGGAGCAACTGTTTGATCATCATGGCAAGGAGTTGATCATTTTCTTCACCGACCTTTACGACGACGGCGAAGACCTGCTACATTTCATTTCGCGCTTGAAAACACCCCGCAACGAAGTGATCGTCTTTCATCTGATGGGGCACCACGAAATGGAGCTCGACCAGGAAGGTTCCTTCACTTTTCAAGACCTGGAAACCCGTGCACAAGTAAAGGTCGATACCGTACAACAACAAGAGCAATATGTTTCGCGCATCAAGGACTGGATCCGTCGCTCGCGCATGTGGATGTTGGAAAAGCAGATCAGCTATCAACTGGTTTCCATGGGCGATCCCTTTGAAAAGACCTTACGCGATTTTTTGAAAGTACGTAAAACCATGATCCGCTGA
- a CDS encoding DUF4159 domain-containing protein — MPKETRKLHDYRMRDANKFFFTRLQYESGDWDVDQRMPANLLNSLIEYTTLPVDTQENIVPLSSTDIFQCPFCYLSGHKLVEFTQQERENFERYVRQGGFVFVDDCNHDIDGLFSKSFEGQMERIFGANALKKIPNHHPIYSMFFQFDGPPTTSQELNGWGDDIVHDYLKAIEINGRIGVLYSNKDYGCEWDYDFRNKRFYKIDNTRFSVNIVMYAMMR; from the coding sequence ATGCCAAAAGAAACCCGCAAATTGCACGATTATCGTATGCGCGACGCGAACAAATTTTTCTTTACACGCCTGCAGTATGAGTCGGGCGACTGGGATGTTGATCAGCGCATGCCGGCCAACTTGCTGAACTCACTCATTGAGTACACGACCTTGCCCGTGGACACGCAGGAAAATATTGTGCCCCTCAGCAGCACCGACATTTTTCAGTGCCCCTTCTGTTACCTGAGCGGTCATAAGCTGGTGGAGTTCACCCAGCAGGAACGCGAAAACTTTGAACGCTATGTGCGACAAGGCGGGTTTGTTTTTGTCGACGACTGTAACCACGACATCGACGGGCTCTTTTCAAAATCATTTGAAGGACAAATGGAACGGATCTTCGGCGCCAATGCCTTGAAGAAAATACCGAATCATCACCCGATCTATTCCATGTTCTTTCAGTTCGACGGACCGCCCACCACGTCGCAAGAATTGAATGGCTGGGGAGACGACATTGTACATGACTATTTAAAGGCGATCGAGATCAACGGCCGGATCGGGGTGTTGTATAGCAACAAGGATTATGGCTGTGAGTGGGACTACGATTTCAGGAACAAACGATTTTACAAAATTGACAATACGCGTTTCAGTGTGAACATCGTGATGTATGCCATGATGCGTTGA
- a CDS encoding TldD/PmbA family protein codes for MKRREFVQMAGLGIGGMLMTVPLMGNPIPVEALLDVPLDTAQKKQLADVALNTAKSLSASYADIRIGRYLNQFISTRENKVQNIVNTESFGAGIRVIVNGTWGFASTNTVTPDGIKKATQQAVAIAKANSKFQKEPVKLAPVKSYGEVTWKTPIEKNSFEVPVSEKADLLLKTNAAAQQNGASFVSSNLFQVNEQKYFASTEGSYIDQDIHRIWPTFSVTAVDKGSGTFKIRQALSAPMGMGYEYMIPKAIDKLHGPADVMLYRNSYDMIEDATLAAKQAKEMLTAKSVEPGKYSVVLEPNHLGLTIHESVGHPLELDRVLGYEANYAGTSFATLDKWKTGKFNYGSKLVNIFADKVQPGSLGAVGYDDEGVQCKRWDLIKDGILVNYQAIRDQVHILGQNESHGCCYAQSWSDVQFQRMANISLAPGKDPYSINEMIKDVEKGIYIAGRGSYSIDQQRYNFQFGGTVFYEIKNGAIVGMLNDVAYQSNTQEFWNSCTKICDEKDYRLFGSFFDGKGQPSQVSAVSHGSSTSRFDGINVINTGRTI; via the coding sequence TTGAAAAGAAGAGAATTCGTTCAAATGGCAGGGCTTGGCATTGGCGGGATGCTGATGACAGTGCCCTTGATGGGCAACCCCATTCCCGTGGAAGCATTGCTGGACGTTCCCCTGGATACGGCACAAAAAAAGCAACTCGCCGATGTTGCTTTGAACACCGCCAAATCCCTGAGCGCCTCCTATGCTGACATCCGGATCGGGCGTTACCTCAATCAATTTATCTCTACGCGCGAAAACAAAGTACAGAACATCGTGAACACCGAGTCGTTCGGCGCGGGCATCCGCGTGATCGTGAACGGCACATGGGGTTTCGCTTCTACCAACACCGTCACACCCGATGGCATCAAAAAAGCCACCCAACAAGCGGTAGCGATCGCGAAAGCAAATTCAAAATTTCAAAAGGAACCCGTAAAACTGGCCCCGGTAAAATCCTATGGCGAAGTGACGTGGAAAACCCCGATCGAGAAAAATTCTTTCGAGGTTCCGGTTTCCGAAAAAGCAGATCTGTTGCTCAAGACCAACGCCGCCGCCCAACAGAACGGCGCCAGCTTTGTGAGTTCAAACCTTTTCCAGGTGAACGAACAAAAATATTTCGCCTCCACGGAAGGCTCCTACATCGATCAGGACATTCATCGCATCTGGCCTACATTCTCTGTGACAGCCGTCGACAAAGGTTCCGGCACGTTCAAGATCCGCCAGGCCCTGAGCGCACCGATGGGTATGGGGTATGAATACATGATCCCGAAAGCGATCGATAAACTTCACGGACCCGCCGACGTCATGTTGTACCGGAACAGCTACGACATGATCGAAGACGCCACCCTGGCCGCCAAGCAAGCCAAGGAAATGCTGACCGCAAAATCGGTAGAGCCTGGAAAATACAGTGTGGTCTTGGAACCCAATCACCTTGGTCTCACCATCCACGAATCCGTAGGCCACCCGTTGGAACTGGATCGCGTGCTGGGCTACGAAGCCAACTACGCCGGCACCAGCTTTGCCACCCTCGACAAGTGGAAGACCGGCAAATTCAACTACGGCAGCAAGCTCGTCAACATCTTTGCCGACAAGGTGCAACCCGGTTCCCTCGGCGCCGTGGGCTATGACGACGAAGGCGTACAATGCAAGCGTTGGGATCTGATCAAGGATGGTATCTTAGTGAATTACCAGGCGATCCGCGACCAGGTGCACATCCTGGGACAAAACGAATCGCACGGTTGCTGCTATGCGCAAAGCTGGAGCGATGTTCAGTTCCAACGCATGGCCAACATCTCGCTGGCACCGGGCAAAGACCCGTATTCGATCAACGAGATGATCAAAGATGTGGAGAAAGGCATCTACATCGCAGGACGTGGCTCCTACTCGATCGACCAGCAGCGGTATAATTTTCAATTCGGAGGTACCGTATTTTACGAGATCAAGAACGGCGCCATCGTGGGCATGCTCAACGATGTGGCCTATCAATCCAATACACAAGAGTTCTGGAACAGCTGCACGAAGATCTGCGACGAAAAAGATTACCGTTTGTTCGGATCGTTTTTCGATGGCAAAGGCCAACCCTCGCAAGTCAGCGCCGTATCGCACGGCAGCTCCACGTCGCGCTTCGACGGCATCAATGTGATCAATACAGGAAGAACCATTTAA
- a CDS encoding AAA family ATPase: MTQDLKNTEQTVQEIIGKLNALKQEIRKVIVGQEETIDQLLITFLAGGHALLEGVPGLAKTLMIRTLSDAIDLKFRRIQFTPDLMPTDIIGTEILEEDHTTGKRFFKFNKGPIFSNIILADEINRTSPKTQAALLEAMQEFEVTYGGITYPLERPFFILATQNPIEQAGTFPLPEAQLDRFLLYVRINYPTAEEERAILESTTGRKSNPVQKVIEGSKILEAQRLVREVHINSDLIEVVSRIVRATRPGQSEVAFVNEWVRWGAGPRAGQAMILTAKARALLHGNFAVTLEDIQKVAYPVLRHRILMNFKAEAEGVTPDQVTAKLFENIASVKSNRI, from the coding sequence ATGACCCAGGATCTGAAAAACACCGAGCAAACCGTACAGGAGATCATCGGCAAGCTGAATGCCCTCAAGCAGGAAATACGAAAAGTGATCGTCGGCCAGGAAGAGACCATCGACCAGCTGTTGATCACATTCCTCGCCGGCGGACATGCGCTGCTGGAGGGCGTGCCCGGCCTGGCGAAAACCCTCATGATCCGTACGCTGTCGGATGCGATCGATTTGAAGTTCAGAAGAATTCAATTCACTCCCGACCTCATGCCTACGGACATCATCGGCACAGAGATCCTAGAGGAAGATCACACCACAGGGAAACGTTTTTTCAAATTCAACAAAGGGCCGATATTCTCCAACATCATCCTGGCCGACGAGATCAACCGCACGTCGCCAAAAACACAAGCCGCTTTACTGGAAGCGATGCAGGAGTTTGAAGTGACCTACGGGGGAATTACCTATCCGTTGGAAAGGCCGTTCTTTATTTTAGCAACACAAAATCCGATTGAACAAGCGGGGACTTTTCCATTGCCCGAAGCACAGCTCGACCGGTTCTTGCTCTACGTGAGAATAAATTATCCGACAGCAGAAGAAGAGCGCGCCATCCTGGAGAGCACTACCGGAAGAAAAAGCAATCCTGTTCAAAAAGTAATTGAAGGAAGTAAAATATTAGAAGCCCAGCGTCTGGTTCGTGAAGTGCACATCAACTCCGACCTGATCGAAGTGGTAAGCCGCATCGTTCGCGCCACCCGTCCCGGCCAAAGCGAAGTCGCCTTCGTGAACGAGTGGGTTCGCTGGGGAGCAGGTCCCCGCGCCGGTCAGGCCATGATCTTAACGGCAAAAGCGCGGGCCTTGCTGCACGGCAATTTTGCCGTCACGCTGGAAGACATTCAGAAAGTGGCTTACCCCGTGTTGCGTCATCGCATCCTGATGAACTTCAAGGCTGAAGCGGAAGGTGTGACACCCGACCAGGTAACGGCGAAATTGTTTGAAAACATAGCGAGCGTAAAAAGCAACCGAATCTAA
- a CDS encoding TldD/PmbA family protein codes for MAIFSKEESKKILEKVIAFSKADACEVNLNGTNGGNIRYARNSVSTAGENSDVTLIVQSNFGKKSGVATINEFDDASLEKVVRRSEELAKLAPENPEFMEPLPQQTYGESKTYFESTAKITPEYRAQAAANSINPAIAKDVTAAGFLEDNYSFASMMNTKGLFAYNQSTGVNFTVTMRSNDGTGSGWVTRSFNDVSKLDTAEASRIAIDKALQSRQAKAIEPGKYTVILEPAASAELIRNMMFNMNARQADEGRSFLAKKGGGTKMGEKIMDERVTIYTDPFNLDVPASPWSGDGQARKKMDIIKNGTVANMFYDRYWASNKNVAPVPFPGNAIMEGGNASLEDLIKDTKKGILVTRFWYIRAVDPQTQLYTGLTRDATFFVENGKVKHPIKNFRFNESPVIMLNNVETLGKQVRVDVDGGPGGGASFLIPYMKLRDFTFTSLSDAV; via the coding sequence ATGGCTATATTTTCAAAAGAAGAATCGAAAAAAATATTGGAGAAGGTGATCGCCTTTTCCAAAGCAGACGCCTGCGAGGTGAACCTGAACGGCACCAACGGAGGCAATATACGCTACGCCCGCAACAGTGTTTCCACGGCCGGCGAGAACAGCGACGTGACGCTGATCGTGCAGTCCAACTTCGGCAAGAAGTCGGGCGTGGCAACGATCAACGAATTCGATGACGCGTCGTTGGAAAAAGTAGTGCGCCGTTCGGAAGAACTGGCCAAGCTGGCGCCCGAGAACCCCGAGTTCATGGAGCCCCTTCCACAGCAAACCTATGGCGAATCGAAAACCTATTTCGAGTCCACGGCGAAGATCACGCCTGAATATCGTGCACAAGCCGCTGCCAATAGCATCAACCCTGCCATCGCGAAAGATGTCACCGCCGCGGGGTTCCTCGAAGACAACTACAGCTTCGCGTCGATGATGAACACGAAGGGATTGTTTGCCTACAACCAATCCACCGGCGTGAACTTCACCGTGACCATGCGCAGCAACGACGGCACCGGTTCAGGCTGGGTGACCCGCAGCTTCAACGACGTGAGCAAGCTCGACACGGCAGAGGCTTCGCGCATTGCCATTGACAAAGCTTTACAATCACGCCAGGCCAAAGCCATCGAGCCCGGAAAATATACGGTGATCCTGGAGCCCGCCGCTTCTGCCGAATTGATCCGCAACATGATGTTCAACATGAACGCACGCCAGGCCGATGAAGGCCGCAGCTTCCTCGCCAAAAAAGGCGGTGGAACTAAGATGGGCGAAAAGATCATGGACGAGCGCGTGACGATCTACACCGATCCGTTCAACCTCGACGTTCCCGCTTCTCCCTGGTCGGGCGATGGCCAGGCGCGCAAGAAAATGGACATCATCAAAAACGGAACGGTGGCCAACATGTTCTATGACCGCTATTGGGCATCTAATAAAAATGTTGCTCCCGTGCCGTTCCCCGGCAATGCCATCATGGAAGGCGGCAACGCTTCGTTGGAGGACCTCATCAAGGACACGAAGAAAGGCATCCTGGTCACCCGTTTCTGGTATATCCGTGCGGTGGATCCCCAGACCCAACTCTACACCGGCCTCACGCGCGACGCCACGTTCTTTGTTGAAAATGGCAAAGTGAAGCACCCCATCAAGAACTTCCGCTTCAACGAAAGCCCGGTCATTATGTTGAACAATGTGGAGACGTTGGGCAAGCAAGTGAGGGTTGACGTGGACGGTGGTCCCGGGGGCGGCGCCAGTTTCCTCATCCCCTACATGAAGCTGCGCGACTTCACGTTCACCAGCTTGTCGGACGCCGTTTAG
- a CDS encoding TldD/PmbA family protein, with translation MKRRDFLYLTGMGTTAAMLSAIPGMGRPIAPERALETVDVALKKQMADVALNAARAKGATYTDVRIGRYLNQFVITREDKVQNIVNTESYGLGVRVVAQGSWGFAATDKLDKDSIAKAAELAVAIAKENSRLLTEPVQLAPQKGYGEVSWKAPIEKNAFEVPIKEKVDLLLGVNAEAMKGGADYINSFLFMVNEQKYFASTDGSYIDQDIHRIWPTFFITKIDAATGKFETRNALSAPMGMGYEYLYARPQDKIQGVTTLYKGRYDMLEDARAGAKQAGEKIKAKSVEPGKYDLILDPSHLWLTIHESTGHPTELDRVLGYEANFAGTSFLTLDKWESKKFNYGSKLVNIVADKTQVGSLGAVGYDDEGVKCGQWDVIKDGTLVSYQAIRDQAHILGLPASQGCCYADNWSSVQFQRMANISLQAGKEKKSIDDLIKGVQKGIYIIGDGSFSIDQQRYNFQFGGQLYYEIKDGKIAGPLKDVAYQSNTQEFWNSCVGIADQSDYRLGGSFFDGKGQPQQVSAVSHGSSTTRFNGVNVINTSRKIG, from the coding sequence TTGAAAAGAAGAGACTTTCTTTACCTGACCGGCATGGGCACGACAGCGGCCATGTTATCGGCCATTCCCGGCATGGGTCGCCCCATCGCTCCGGAAAGAGCGCTGGAAACGGTTGACGTGGCCCTGAAAAAGCAGATGGCCGACGTCGCGCTCAACGCAGCCCGCGCCAAAGGAGCAACCTACACCGACGTGCGTATTGGTCGCTACCTCAACCAATTCGTCATCACCCGTGAAGACAAAGTGCAAAACATTGTCAACACGGAATCCTACGGCCTCGGCGTTCGCGTGGTGGCCCAGGGCAGTTGGGGCTTTGCCGCCACCGACAAGTTGGACAAAGACAGCATTGCCAAAGCCGCAGAGCTGGCCGTGGCCATCGCCAAAGAAAACTCGCGTCTACTGACCGAACCCGTTCAACTCGCTCCTCAAAAAGGCTATGGCGAAGTGAGCTGGAAGGCACCCATCGAAAAAAATGCATTCGAGGTTCCCATCAAGGAAAAAGTTGATCTGCTGCTGGGCGTGAATGCCGAAGCCATGAAGGGCGGCGCCGACTACATCAACTCGTTCCTCTTTATGGTGAACGAGCAGAAGTACTTTGCATCCACCGACGGTTCCTACATCGACCAGGACATTCATCGCATCTGGCCCACGTTCTTCATCACGAAGATCGATGCCGCCACCGGAAAGTTCGAGACGCGCAATGCGTTGAGTGCACCGATGGGTATGGGCTATGAATATTTATACGCCCGTCCGCAAGATAAAATCCAAGGCGTGACCACGCTGTACAAAGGACGCTACGACATGCTGGAAGATGCCAGGGCAGGCGCCAAGCAAGCGGGCGAAAAGATCAAAGCAAAATCCGTTGAGCCTGGTAAATACGATCTGATCCTCGATCCTTCACACTTGTGGCTCACCATCCACGAATCTACCGGTCACCCGACCGAACTGGATCGCGTGCTCGGCTACGAAGCCAACTTCGCCGGCACCAGCTTCCTGACGCTGGACAAGTGGGAATCCAAAAAATTCAACTATGGCAGCAAGCTCGTCAACATTGTAGCGGACAAGACGCAAGTGGGTTCACTGGGCGCAGTAGGCTATGACGATGAAGGCGTGAAGTGCGGTCAGTGGGATGTTATCAAAGACGGCACACTCGTTAGCTACCAGGCCATCCGCGACCAGGCGCACATCCTGGGATTGCCTGCCTCACAAGGCTGTTGCTATGCCGACAACTGGAGCAGTGTTCAGTTCCAGCGCATGGCCAACATCTCGCTGCAGGCCGGCAAAGAAAAGAAGAGTATTGATGACCTCATCAAAGGCGTTCAAAAAGGAATCTATATCATCGGCGACGGATCGTTCTCCATCGATCAGCAACGGTATAATTTCCAGTTTGGCGGACAGCTGTATTATGAGATCAAGGATGGAAAGATCGCGGGTCCGTTGAAAGATGTGGCCTACCAATCCAACACCCAGGAATTCTGGAACTCGTGCGTCGGCATTGCCGATCAGAGCGACTATCGCCTGGGCGGATCTTTCTTTGACGGAAAGGGACAACCTCAACAGGTTAGCGCGGTGTCGCACGGCTCGTCCACGACACGCTTCAACGGAGTTAACGTCATCAATACATCACGTAAAATCGGATAA
- a CDS encoding TldD/PmbA family protein: protein MPLLTQDEAQALLKKVLSYSKADECEINLTGTITGNIRYARNSVSTSGGISTNTLVVSSAYGKKLGVATINEFDDASLEKVVRRAEELAQLAPENPEFVSFLGPQKYAEPVMFVPATAAITPKQRADAVAQSLQVAKDTKTVAAGFMEDTTTMNAMMNSKGLFAYNTSTGVNFSITMRTEDGKGSGYATRGYNDFTKLDTKKASQIAADKGLKSATARAIEPGKYTVILEPAAAAVLLENIFFGLDARQADEGRSFLSQPGGKTRLGEKLVDERVNMYSDPLNPELPTSTWAGDGRPQEKVSWIEKGVIKNLTYSRYWAEKKGVKAIPGPDGVIMEGGTKSLEELIKGTKKGILVTRLWYIRPVDPQTLLLTGLTRDGTFYIENGEIKFPIKNFRFNESPVIMLNNLEELGKVERTVSVESNVNYLIPPMKIRDFTFSSLSDAV, encoded by the coding sequence ATGCCACTACTCACACAAGACGAAGCTCAGGCTTTATTGAAAAAAGTATTGAGCTATTCAAAAGCAGACGAATGCGAGATCAACCTCACCGGCACCATAACGGGCAACATCCGGTATGCACGCAATTCGGTCTCCACCAGTGGCGGCATCAGCACCAATACACTGGTCGTTTCTTCCGCCTATGGCAAGAAACTCGGGGTGGCTACCATCAACGAATTTGATGATGCTTCGCTGGAAAAAGTTGTCAGACGCGCCGAAGAGTTGGCGCAGCTGGCACCCGAAAATCCGGAGTTTGTTTCTTTCCTCGGGCCGCAAAAGTATGCAGAGCCCGTGATGTTCGTGCCGGCCACCGCGGCCATCACTCCCAAACAACGGGCCGATGCCGTGGCGCAAAGCCTGCAGGTAGCCAAGGATACAAAAACAGTAGCTGCCGGCTTCATGGAAGACACGACCACCATGAACGCGATGATGAACAGCAAGGGACTTTTTGCTTACAACACATCGACCGGCGTGAACTTTTCCATCACCATGCGCACGGAAGATGGTAAAGGTTCGGGCTATGCAACGCGCGGCTACAATGACTTCACCAAACTCGATACGAAAAAGGCATCCCAGATCGCCGCCGACAAAGGCTTGAAGTCCGCGACCGCCCGCGCCATTGAGCCCGGAAAGTACACCGTGATCCTGGAGCCCGCCGCAGCCGCCGTACTTCTTGAAAACATTTTCTTCGGTCTCGACGCACGCCAGGCCGACGAAGGCCGCAGCTTCCTCAGCCAACCCGGTGGCAAAACCCGCCTTGGCGAAAAGCTGGTGGACGAACGGGTGAACATGTATTCCGATCCGCTCAACCCAGAGCTGCCTACCAGCACCTGGGCCGGCGATGGAAGACCGCAGGAAAAAGTGAGCTGGATCGAAAAAGGCGTTATAAAGAATCTTACTTACTCCCGCTACTGGGCTGAGAAGAAAGGCGTGAAAGCGATCCCCGGCCCCGATGGGGTGATCATGGAAGGTGGAACGAAGTCCCTTGAGGAATTGATAAAGGGCACTAAGAAAGGCATTCTCGTAACACGCCTATGGTATATCCGCCCCGTTGATCCCCAAACCCTCCTGCTAACCGGGTTAACCCGCGACGGAACTTTCTACATCGAGAATGGTGAGATCAAATTCCCAATCAAGAACTTCCGCTTCAACGAAAGCCCCGTGATCATGCTGAACAATCTGGAAGAGTTGGGTAAGGTTGAGCGCACGGTGAGCGTGGAGTCGAACGTGAACTACCTCATTCCGCCCATGAAGATCCGGGACTTCACGTTCTCGAGTTTGTCGGACGCGGTATAA